The following is a genomic window from Scylla paramamosain isolate STU-SP2022 chromosome 19, ASM3559412v1, whole genome shotgun sequence.
AAGATGAAACATCAAACCCCTTAATTGACTATGAGGATATGAAAATAGCAAGTAGGCACAGACACTCTAGGTACCACACATACCTCCATGAGCTGCTGCATGTGTGGATTGGAGGTGATAATGGCACGCATGTACTCGGGGTTATTCATCAGCTGCTGCACAAAGGGGTTGTCCATGATCTGCCGCATCATCTCTGGGTTGTTCAGTATCTCACGCTGCATGTGCTGCTGCAGCTCGTGGAAGTTTGGATTTCCGACACCCAAATTGCCCAAGCCCCCAAGCCCCCCGAGGCCCAGCCCTCCCAGCCCAGCCATGCCAGCGAAGGGGTTAGGGGTAGTCTGCTGTGTGGAGGTACTGCTGGTGGGGGCAGTGGTGGCTGCAGGGGTGGTGGAGGCGGCCCTGTTGTTGGGCTGAGCAGAGCCACTGGGACTCTTGATCACCAGGTGCACCGTGAAGCCATCCTTGATGTTGTGTTGACTCAGCTTCTCGTCTGCAGGGAAACACTCATCATATGGAGCTAATGGTACCAAGACTCCTCACACTGTCATGGATTGGAAACCATCTTGAAAGTATGCAACAATCTACAATGCATCTGAGATGACATGAGGAAATAGCTGGtgtataaaggaggaaaggagagagatgaggcaTCTTATACATAAATAGTACAAGAGGATCGTGTGTTTCTTTGGACTatgtagtgacacacacacacagaccatccAGGGTGTTCTGGGAGACTTGGGTCAGTTTCAGTGTCAAGCCAACAGGCATCCCTGGTGCCTTAATGATCAGCAGTACGGAGAATGACAAAGACCAAgacacacactaccacacaccaTCCCTAAACATCACACACCCATCCATGCATCCTGTGTAGCTATATTTACTATAATAAATCATAATGAAGACACTGCTTGTCTGTGTTCATCCTAGTGCACACTGCACCCTGTATCACATATCTTCTTCCACAGCTAATAACAAAGTGGAGTAGAACTAAATCATTAGGAAAGGAGTAAACATTGTTACACTGATGAAGTTGATATACCAAATAATATACAATGAACATAAAGCAACCTGTGTATGCCTGACTGTATCAGTATTTTGCTGGCTCAAACCTAACACCCTTGAAGCTCATGGATGATTATCACATGCTCCACTGAAGCACGTACGTCTTCAGTGACGACATAACTCACCAGAAACTTCTAAATGATCAAACTTTAACATATATAAAACTCAAAAAAGCAGTAAGAAAGAATCCATAATAACTATTCCCAAGAACTTGACAACTTCAATGGGGCATAACACAAGTATCAGCAGTGTCACAACCAAAGATTATTGCACTGCTTCCTGTCACCACATCATGAGATCCTATAATCCAACTTTCAGCCTGTTATCAGATCACCTTCACTATCATTTATCTGAAGTGATTTGTATAACCTGATTCTCAGCACCTTATCAGTTCACTTCCATGATCCATTCAAAGATAAAACTTTCACCAGTAATACCACATAGGAATTGGgtaagtggaaggaaagaaagaatggggcTGCAATTACCACACCATGTAAAATAATCACCAATCCCACAATCACATACACAGCCAAAGGATGAGTGTCACTGCAACAAACATAACAGTTAGGagtcatactctctctctctctctctctctctgtgaaggcATCTCTAAAGGCTTACTCACTCACATACATGCATAACACAGTCCATAATTATGAACACTTACCATCTTTCAGAATCTTGCCAGCAAAAATGAGGCAGACCTGCTCATGTGAGGTGTTGAATTTCTTGCTCACAATCTCTCGTAGCTGCAAGACGCACGGAGGCAAGACTTTAGTGACAGACATAGGCAACTTATATTCTGGTAGAATATGAACTAAATAAAGAATCAAATATGTACTTAAGATGTTCTATATAAAATGCATTATCTGCTTTACACTTCACTAGCTAAgtaaactcatgaacaacaaaGAATggcaataaataacaaaagggaaggaggcagtTTTCCTTTAagttttaataaataaattttgaaaGTCTGATAATATAttctaaaagaaataaaataaaaatctaatgTAAACAGGAAACCACAAAATGTTCACATCCTggttttcatttcttcccagAAAGGAGCGGTTAGCTCAAGGAGAAACTATACCAAACACCAACAACAGTATAAAAGAGATTACAAGTTCTCTTAAAACTGGCTTAATTTATTACCAATGAAAAGTTTCATCAGCAGCTTTAGCACATCATGGAGGAAAAGCTTGGCtagggagaggtgaaggctCTTATGCTGTGGCCACCCCCTTGGGCGACACTCACAGAGAATGAAGCATTATGGAGATACAAAGAAAATCATCAGATCACAAAAGGATCAGCCATCCCACATACTTTAGGCACAGCTTGTGTCAAGTTTAAACAAGTTGTTGTGTAATCCAACCAAACCTAAAATTACTAGAATGCAGCTTAGCAACACAAAAGGACAAGATGGGTTCAGGTGAATTACACTATGCTGTGGTGACATGGGGTTGTGCATACATTCATACAGCTAAACTGGTCTGATGGGCTAACTTGCTTGAATAATCTGatgtattctaacctaacatacccaGAATAAAATTAAAGATGCCATAGATTACATTACATTTGTGCATCCAATCTAATCCAGCCCAAGCTGGCCTAAGCTGACCTGGCCTGGACTACCGGAAGGCGGTGTGGGGACAATTAACATAACTGGCATGTCACACACCACCGCCGGGgccccgcccttccctccccgcccacCTGACCGCTACCCATGCCCAAACCCCACCCGTCCACTATCGGGCCGCCCACGCCCGGCGCCCACAGGCCCTGGGCGGCCAGCAGGGAACTGAAGGAAGGTTCTGGGCCTCACCACAACAAGCATGACAGGCACACCAGCACAACACCGCCGCCCTGCACCgccctcacctccttcaccgTGCCCTCCTGCGCTATCTCGATCTGCTGCTTGTCCTTGGCGGTCTTCACTGTCAGGCTGATGGTGTTGGCTTCCTCGCTGCCCTCCGCCATGGTGTAATAAGGCCAAAACTTGACGACAACCTCTGCCTTGTGATCAATCTGAGTGACGAAACATGGTGAGTCACATCAATGTCTGTGTACACATAACACCCTTCGACAATTTAAAATGTACACTCACACCCCACTACATATAATTGGTTGTATGAATGCAGGATTTGGGTGACGTTATTTCTATTGATGAATTTTGATTTGCGTAGTGTGTAGTATTAACTCTCATTTGACTGGCCATCCTGCCTACCTGGCTATGGCGGGAAGAAGCTGTATCGTCTGCAATTATTTAAACTGAAATACCTCACTTCATACTCTCTGTTACACGCTATTATTTCATTTCAAATTATTACAAGTCTTCAGGTATGTAGCCTTTTCCCGCCCTTTGCCTTCCTGCTACCCCAGTGCTTGGTGAATGATACAATAATGCTGCTTTACTCAACGTCCTCGGCTGTTATGTAATACCTCACAATTCCTTTAGTTTGCTGTTTTATGTATTATGGCTGTAGACTGTCAACTCATCATTACAGTGTCGAGGAAATGTAACCAGGAACCTACTGAGATTCTTTATAAGTTCTCTAACACCTTCTACCTAATATAACCAGCGAAAATTTATATATAGTGCACTACTTATAACGTCTAACTAATAAGCAGAATGCAGTTACTggttaaaattaataaaatcagAGCAAAATGTatcacgcatgcacgcacaaaTAATTCCTTATCATATTTTAACTTGATACACGCAGGCGCAGTTTCTTTTAACCTTGTGGGATTCAAATAGGACTATAAAACCCATAAAAATACCTTAGGCTATCATTAAATGGCAAAAATGGCAGCAAAAAATGTTTTGGAGGCAGGAGCAGCAGTCAGCTGAGCAGGGCCACATCCGCCATgcatcaccagcagcagaatTTTAGGCTTTCCACGCACTCACTCCACGACCACGCACTGCAATAACGCCACTTTAATCAGCTCCCTAGAAAAAACAGCATCCACAATCAGATAACCCTGAACTCACACAAggaaacaacaaacaataaacttATCAGCTATTAGTAGGAAGGAGACTCGGACAGAAGGTGACGAGAGTTGCTCAAGGCTGACTGCCTCGGCGTCTCCTGCTCCCAGCGCCGCCTAGCTCACCATTTCCCTGAGTACTGTGCTCCTAGTCATGTTGCCTCGACGTCTGTCCCGCCTGATGCACCCCGTGAGGCGCCTGGGGACCTGCACCACCTCCAGGGCCTCCTTCACCGTGCAAGACGAGGAAGACTTCAGGAACCGGGTgctgtcctcctccactcccgTTGTCGTCGATTTCCATGCCCAGTGAGACCATCTCTATACTAAGGCTGAGTTTAGGGTAATTTTCAGGACCTCCCGGGATGCTGTGTTCCTGTTGGAGGGTATTTGCTGTGCCTGGGGTGCCTGGGATGCTTGCTTTGGGGTTACACATCTCTCCCGTCTGGTCTGATAGGGGTCTGCTGCCTAGCTACTGTACTTCCTGGTTCAGCTTGTCCTGCTTCTCAGTGACGTCTTAAAAGCTCTCTAGGGGTTTCTGTGCTGGTTTTCAAAGGGGTGTGGTGGCTTGCTGTAGTCAGGGTGCAGTATGGCGTGATAGGGTGGTGTGTTCCTATGCTTGATGCCTCATGGTGTGCTGCAGCTTGTTACTGAGGTAGGATAGGGTGGGGATGCTACTTGGGTTCAGGTCTTGTGCAGTCCGGTCTCTTGTCTGACTTACCTGTGTACTTGCTGTGTTTCACTATTGCAGTGTTTTGCCCCATTTTGCACtctgtttatttaatttctctgcatccatccatccattctttcTCAGTTTCCTTGGATTATTTGGTGGGTTTTTTTTCAtaccttttgtttatttgtaacTGCCTGATGCATCTAGCTTGCCCCACCAGCTGGCTTGACACAGTGCTCCCTCTGTCTCCCAGGGGCCATGGCTGAGTGCCTCCAGTCATTCTCCAGGTTGTACAAAGCACCTCGGGTTTGGTAGATTTAATCAGTACTAGTTTTGTCATTCAGCACTGCATCCAAACGGAGAAGCAATTTATATGCCACATACTTTAGATTTCGTGCTGTGTGTCCAcattatttttaaagtttttaatgCATGATCAGAAAGATGGTTAAATAGATCTTTAGTAGATTTTCTATTATTCTTGTCAACAAAATGAGATCCAGGGCTATCTGTGAAATGTTTAGCCAGATAACCGAGACGTCCAATCCCAGTAATATTAATGTTGTTCGTGTTTGTTACCAATTGAAGTCAGGATAAAATGCTTATTAATTTTATaccattagttttcatttttctgccTCCACATTGTGATACAGATAGaaattttctttctatattccaTAATGTGTTAGTAAAAACAATGATTGCTAGATATTCACAGAGTTAGTCACTGCATGCCCAAATCagtaataatttttttacattttgatCTTCAAAGTTGATGGAAACTTATAATCAAATTGAAATATTGGATATGTGAAATTggaagcattattattattattattattattattattattattattattattattattattattattattattattatattagcaTTAATCAATGAAACTCCCAGAATGGCTACAGATGACAGATGACCAGCAATAATGTTACAATTTAACACCAGTAACAAAGCTGAGCTGTTTGTGCAAAAATAAAGTTGGAAAGAATCTTGAACCTTAACTCTCCAAGCATCAGTGCACCTGATTTTAATCATCCAACAAAAATTAATACCAATTAATCAACACTAATTTGAGAAAATGAATTTAAAATGACACAAAAAGTTATTcctactaaacacacacacacacacacacacagtcatactCACACGCATTGACCTGAACCTTGCTACAGATGGTGTGGGCCTTGCAAGCTGCTGGGGCCTCGGCTGGAGACAATCATTGGTGGGAAGGGTGAGAAGGTCCACCTGGCAAAGGTCGACATTGATAATGTGTCAGACTTGGCACTCGACTATGGGGTGAGTGGTTGCCAATCCTAATGCATGTTTTAATTAATCAACAGGGAGAGATAAAAGTAGTCATGAAAACCAAAATTAAATAggttaattcttactaacaaaCGTTCAGGCAGTTTAGTATGACATTTTATTAAGAAATCTGTTAAGTGTTTATTAATGAAATGAATTTCTATCCATAAAAACTCAACAAGTGACAAAAAGACTTGTGTATGATTACTTGattatgaatgttttgtagTGATGATGGGCGTCTGAttagagtaagagagaaaaagagagtttTGAAATTCAGGGAAGCAATGgtgaagaaaaagtaataaCTAGACTAGTATTAATGATAGTGACTATGATGATCTGAGGAGAAAAGTTGTGCCaccaacaatgatgatgatgaataagaaataaataaagatgataacACTGAATGAGTGAAGACTAATGAACTGATTGATAAAGAATAACATATATACAAAGCAGGAATGAATAATGATAAACCCTGTATATTTAACAagtatgaataataatgaactcagcATATTTCATGataaacaaaacataataataaaacactacaAGATGAAGAACACTGAGTCACTCAtgtaagattaataaaaaatagtGTTAGGTTATTCATATGTGGCTTGTCTAACTCATATTTGTGCTTCAGGTGTCGGCCGTACCCTCAGTCCTGGCGGTGAAGGACGGCAAGGTGGTGGACAAGTTCGTTGGTCTTCAAGAAGAGTCACGGATTGAGGCCTTTGTTAATCGACTCATCGGGGAGTAGTGGCGAGCTAATGCCTAGAGCGTATCATTAAATGTTGAGAGTTGGTGATATAAGGGAATATATTTAGACTGACAGTGATAAAAGGTTGTCgttgatagactgactgactttgtaaattgactgactgatggacggactgactgacggaAGTGGTGGAGTAAGTTGCTGTGGATGAATACAGTGAACAGCTGCCATACATGGGCATTACGAGAGGCAGGTGGTCAGGATTCTCCAGTCATTGTCCATTTCTAGCATACTGTACACACTCTGACATTCAGGCACTTGTAGGAAAATAGCGTATACAGTCATGGTCAGTATTCAAGTAATATCCCTCACTCACTTTCactgtattttggtgttttccctCACTCTCAAACCCCTCACTCTGCTAAGAATGTATCACTTGCCATAATATGTAACTAGCCtatcagcagatcagaggacttcagACCGAGAGGAAACGTAAAGCACAGAGGAAGTGAGTGAAGAATGTTACTCGATTTGTGACCACGACCTTACCAAAGCATAGTATTTCTCCACCTTTTTCATTCCAAGTTGCAGGATAatagttttccttcccttagCAAGTTACAAGATACAGTAGTTCGCCCTGCGTTCCTGCTGCACTTTACCGTACCACTAGGCCACCCACCAAACCATGCAATCCCTTCTTGGCCATCACACACTACCGACTCGCACACACATTGTCTTCCTTATTACTACACCTTCCTGCCGTGTAATATGTGCAATTTGTGGATATGAATCGCAACCTTTTTATTTTGtgatcacaaaaaaatggaTGATGAAAAGTACATCTCTTCTCAAGCTTCCTACAAGTATACAGTTCTATATATTGACTTCCGCCCTCCTATCACTCTTCATCTAGTTCACATGCATCTCTGTTCCTGCCTTCACGGATCACACACTAATGGACATGTGATCACTTTGCCTTCCTGCCGCCTCTGTACTTGAGCTTTCACATTACCTTTCATGGATCACAGGCCTCACCGCTGCCCAGCTGCCAGTGGTGGGACGGGACTCCCTCTCATATGCA
Proteins encoded in this region:
- the LOC135109865 gene encoding thioredoxin, mitochondrial-like, translated to MLPRRLSRLMHPVRRLGTCTTSRASFTVQDEEDFRNRVLSSSTPVVVDFHAQWCGPCKLLGPRLETIIGGKGEKVHLAKVDIDNVSDLALDYGVSAVPSVLAVKDGKVVDKFVGLQEESRIEAFVNRLIGE